In Elephas maximus indicus isolate mEleMax1 chromosome 4, mEleMax1 primary haplotype, whole genome shotgun sequence, a genomic segment contains:
- the REP15 gene encoding rab15 effector protein, producing the protein MGQKTSQHLTLKDSQEVLSIPDVFSGAVVYAAQKLEEYLGFEDHVSKLCPAPNTLNEIFLIHFITFCQEKGADEWLTTTKMTKHQALLFGADWIWTFWGANKQISLQLAVQTLKMSSLPLVESKPCDISNLKLRVEESSREKSRFDKLEEFCNLIGEDCLGLLIIFGMPGKPKDIRGVVLDSVKSERVRSQLPGGKAVARFVLETEHCVSIRQLLGNCLSKKDGLREVGKVYINIL; encoded by the coding sequence ATGGGGCAGAAAACATCCCAACACTTGACTCTGAAAGACAGCCAAGAGGTTCTCAGCATCCCTGATGTGTTCAGTGGAGCTGTAGTTTATGCAGCTCAGAAACTGGAGGAGTATCTTGGATTTGAAGATCATGTAAGTAAACTCTGCCCAGCTCCAAACACTCTGAATGAAATATTCCTAATCCACTTCATCACTTTCTGCCAAGAAAAGGGAGCTGACGAATGGCTTACCACCACCAAGATGACGAAGCACCAAGCTTTATTGTTTGGGGCAGACTGGATTTGGACCTTTTGGGgtgcaaacaaacaaataagcctTCAGCTGGCAGTACAGACTCTGAAGATGTCTTCTCTTCCTCTTGTGGAATCTAAACCTTGTGACATCTCCAATCTGAAACTGAGAGTAGAGGAGTCTTCCAGGGAAAAGAGTAGATTTGATAAACTGGAAGAATTCTGTAACTTGATAGGAGAGGATTGTCTGGGCCTCTTGATCATCTTCGGTATGCCAGGAAAGCCTAAAGACATCAGAGGAGTTGTCCTGGACAGTGTCAAAAGTGAGAGAGTGAGGAGCCAACTGCCAGGAGGGAAGGCTGTGGCACGATTTGTCCTGGAAACTGAACATTGTGTCTCCATCAGACAGCTGCTTGGAAACTGTCTGAGTAAGAAAGATGGGCTGAGAGAGGTGGGCAAGGTTTATATTAACATCCTCTGA